In Mesorhizobium sp. 113-3-3, a genomic segment contains:
- a CDS encoding transcriptional regulator produces the protein MSADEIIHQSTRLRIMAVLNTLERREALEFTQLKAMIETTDGNLGAHLDTLARAGYVDVEKLFVGRRPQTRVKATTIGRRAFRGHIAFLRKIIDQAEPAQRRK, from the coding sequence GTGAGCGCCGACGAGATCATCCATCAGAGCACACGGCTGAGGATCATGGCCGTCCTGAACACGCTGGAAAGGCGTGAGGCACTGGAGTTCACCCAGTTGAAGGCCATGATCGAAACCACTGATGGGAATCTCGGAGCACATCTCGATACGCTGGCCAGGGCAGGCTATGTCGATGTCGAGAAGCTTTTCGTCGGGCGACGGCCGCAGACCCGGGTCAAGGCAACGACGATTGGGCGGCGGGCCTTTCGCGGCCATATCGCTTTTCTCCGCAAGATCATCGACCAG